A single window of Theropithecus gelada isolate Dixy chromosome 9, Tgel_1.0, whole genome shotgun sequence DNA harbors:
- the ANXA11 gene encoding annexin A11 isoform X2 → MSYPGYPPPPGGYPPAAPGGGPWGGAAYPPPPSMPPIGLDNVASYAGQFNQDYLSGMAANMSGTFGGANMPNLYPGAPGAGYPPVPPGGFGQPPSAQQPVPPYGMYPPPGGNPSSGMPSYPPYPGAPVPGQPMPPPGQQPPGAYPGQPPVTYPGQPPVPLPGQQQQPVPSYPGYPGSGTVTPAVPPTQFGSRGTIADAPGFDPLRDAEVLRKAMKGFGTDEQAIIDCLGSRSNKQRQQILLSFKTAYGKDLIKDLKSELSGNFEKTILALMKTPVLFDVYEIKEAIKGVGTDEACLIEILASRSNEHIRELNRAYKAEFKKTLEEAIRSDTSGHFQRLLISLSQGNRDESTNVDMSLAQRDAQELYAAGENRLGTDESKFNAVLCSRSRAHLVAVFNEYQRMTGRDIEKSICREMSGDLEQGMLAVVKCLKNTPAFFAERLNKAMRGAGTKDRTLIRIMVSRSETDLLDIRSEYKRMYGKSLYHDISGDTSGDYRKILLKICGGND, encoded by the exons ATGAGCTACCCTGGctatcccccacccccaggcgGCTACCCACCAGCTGCACCAG GTGGTGGTCCCTGGGGAGGTGCTGCCTACCCTCCTCCGCCCAGCATGCCTCCCATTGGGCTGGATAATGTGGCCAGCTATGCGGGACAGTTCAACCAGGACTACCTCTCAGGAATG GCGGCCAACATGTCTGGGACGTTTGGAGGAGCCAACATGCCCAACCTGTACCCTGGGGCCCCTGGGGCTGGCTACCCACCAGTGCCCCCTGGGGGGTTCGGGCAGCCCCCCTCTGCCCAGCAGCCTGTTCCTCCCTATGGGATGTATCCACCCCCAGGAGGAAACCCATCCTCCGGGATGCCCTCATATCCGCCATACCCAGGGGCTCCTGTGCCGGGCCAGCCCATGCCACCCCCTGGACAGCAGCCCCCAGGGGCCTACCCTGGGCAGCCACCAGTGACCTACCCCGGTCAGCCTCCAGTGCCACTCcctgggcagcagcagcagccagtgCCGAGCTACCCAGGATACCCAGGGTCTGGGACCGTCACCCCCGCTGTGCCTCCAACCCAG TTTGGAAGCCGAGGCACCATCGCTGATGCTCCTGGCTTTGACCCCCTGCGAGATGCCGAGGTCCTGCGGAAGGCCATGAAAGGCTTTG GGACGGATGAGCAGGCCATCATTGACTGCCTGGGGAGTCGCTCCAACAAGCAGCGGCAGCAGATCCTCCTTTCCTTCAAGACGGCTTACGGCAAG GATTTGATCAAAGATCTGAAATCTGAACTGTCAGGAAACTTTGAGAAGACAATCTTGGCTCTGATGAAGACCCCAGTCCTCTTTGATGTATATGAGATAAAGGAAGCCATCAag GGGGTTGGCACTGATGAAGCCTGCCTGATTGAGATCCTCGCTTCCCGCAGCAATGAGCACATCCGAGAATTAAACAGAGCCTACAAAGCAG AATTCAAAAAGACCCTGGAAGAGGCCATTCGAAGCGACACATCAGGGCACTTCCAGCGgctcctcatctctctctctcag GGAAACCGTGATGAAAGCACAAATGTGGACATGTCCCTCGCCCAGAGAGATGCCCAG gaACTGTATGCGGCCGGGGAGAACCGCCTGGGAACAGACGAGTCCAAGTTCAATGCAGTTCTGTGCTCCCGGAGCCGGGCCCACCTGGTGGCAG TTTTCAATGAGTACCAGAGAATGACAGGCCGGGACATTGAGAAGAGCATCTGCCGCGAGATGTCCGGGGATCTGGAGCAGGGCATGCTGGCTGTGG TGAAATGTCTCAAGAACACCCCAGCCTTCTTTGCGGAGAGGCTCAACAAAGCCATGAGG GGGGCAGGAACAAAGGACCGGACCCTGATTCGCATCATGGTGTCTCGCAGTGAGACTGACCTCCTGGACATCAGATCGGAGTATAAGCGGATGTACGGCAAGTCGCTGTACCACGACATCTCG GGAGATACTTCAGGGGATTACCGGAAGATTCTGCTGAAGATCTGTGGTGGCAATGACTGA
- the ANXA11 gene encoding annexin A11 isoform X1 produces the protein MSYPGYPPPPGGYPPAAPGGGPWGGAAYPPPPSMPPIGLDNVASYAGQFNQDYLSGMAANMSGTFGGANMPNLYPGAPGAGYPPVPPGGFGQPPSAQQPVPPYGMYPPPGGNPSSGMPSYPPYPGAPVPGQPMPPPGQQPPGAYPGQPPVTYPGQPPVPLPGQQQQPVPSYPGYPGSGTVTPAVPPTQFGSRGTIADAPGFDPLRDAEVLRKAMKGFGTDEQAIIDCLGSRSNKQRQQILLSFKTAYGKDLIKDLKSELSGNFEKTILALMKTPVLFDVYEIKEAIKGVGTDEACLIEILASRSNEHIRELNRAYKAEFKKTLEEAIRSDTSGHFQRLLISLSQGNRDESTNVDMSLAQRDAQELYAAGENRLGTDESKFNAVLCSRSRAHLVAVFNEYQRMTGRDIEKSICREMSGDLEQGMLAVVKCLKNTPAFFAERLNKAMRGAGTKDRTLIRIMVSRSETDLLDIRSEYKRMYGKSLYHDISVWPCCRQTGLPFGIPVTCGTSLLRVAVCLASVLCVGILFMDLRLAHPVATKLLRAGGS, from the exons ATGAGCTACCCTGGctatcccccacccccaggcgGCTACCCACCAGCTGCACCAG GTGGTGGTCCCTGGGGAGGTGCTGCCTACCCTCCTCCGCCCAGCATGCCTCCCATTGGGCTGGATAATGTGGCCAGCTATGCGGGACAGTTCAACCAGGACTACCTCTCAGGAATG GCGGCCAACATGTCTGGGACGTTTGGAGGAGCCAACATGCCCAACCTGTACCCTGGGGCCCCTGGGGCTGGCTACCCACCAGTGCCCCCTGGGGGGTTCGGGCAGCCCCCCTCTGCCCAGCAGCCTGTTCCTCCCTATGGGATGTATCCACCCCCAGGAGGAAACCCATCCTCCGGGATGCCCTCATATCCGCCATACCCAGGGGCTCCTGTGCCGGGCCAGCCCATGCCACCCCCTGGACAGCAGCCCCCAGGGGCCTACCCTGGGCAGCCACCAGTGACCTACCCCGGTCAGCCTCCAGTGCCACTCcctgggcagcagcagcagccagtgCCGAGCTACCCAGGATACCCAGGGTCTGGGACCGTCACCCCCGCTGTGCCTCCAACCCAG TTTGGAAGCCGAGGCACCATCGCTGATGCTCCTGGCTTTGACCCCCTGCGAGATGCCGAGGTCCTGCGGAAGGCCATGAAAGGCTTTG GGACGGATGAGCAGGCCATCATTGACTGCCTGGGGAGTCGCTCCAACAAGCAGCGGCAGCAGATCCTCCTTTCCTTCAAGACGGCTTACGGCAAG GATTTGATCAAAGATCTGAAATCTGAACTGTCAGGAAACTTTGAGAAGACAATCTTGGCTCTGATGAAGACCCCAGTCCTCTTTGATGTATATGAGATAAAGGAAGCCATCAag GGGGTTGGCACTGATGAAGCCTGCCTGATTGAGATCCTCGCTTCCCGCAGCAATGAGCACATCCGAGAATTAAACAGAGCCTACAAAGCAG AATTCAAAAAGACCCTGGAAGAGGCCATTCGAAGCGACACATCAGGGCACTTCCAGCGgctcctcatctctctctctcag GGAAACCGTGATGAAAGCACAAATGTGGACATGTCCCTCGCCCAGAGAGATGCCCAG gaACTGTATGCGGCCGGGGAGAACCGCCTGGGAACAGACGAGTCCAAGTTCAATGCAGTTCTGTGCTCCCGGAGCCGGGCCCACCTGGTGGCAG TTTTCAATGAGTACCAGAGAATGACAGGCCGGGACATTGAGAAGAGCATCTGCCGCGAGATGTCCGGGGATCTGGAGCAGGGCATGCTGGCTGTGG TGAAATGTCTCAAGAACACCCCAGCCTTCTTTGCGGAGAGGCTCAACAAAGCCATGAGG GGGGCAGGAACAAAGGACCGGACCCTGATTCGCATCATGGTGTCTCGCAGTGAGACTGACCTCCTGGACATCAGATCGGAGTATAAGCGGATGTACGGCAAGTCGCTGTACCACGACATCTCGGTATGGCCCTGCTGCAGGCAGACTGGGCTCCCTTTTGGCATCCCAGTCACCTGTGGAACCTCCCTCCTTAGAGTGGCCGTATGCTTGGCCTCTGTGCTGTGTGTGGGCATCTTGTTTATGGACCTCAGACTTGCTCATCCCGTTGCCACTAAACTTCTGAGGGCAGGTGGGTCATGA
- the ANXA11 gene encoding annexin A11 isoform X3, whose amino-acid sequence MPPIGLDNVASYAGQFNQDYLSGMAANMSGTFGGANMPNLYPGAPGAGYPPVPPGGFGQPPSAQQPVPPYGMYPPPGGNPSSGMPSYPPYPGAPVPGQPMPPPGQQPPGAYPGQPPVTYPGQPPVPLPGQQQQPVPSYPGYPGSGTVTPAVPPTQFGSRGTIADAPGFDPLRDAEVLRKAMKGFGTDEQAIIDCLGSRSNKQRQQILLSFKTAYGKDLIKDLKSELSGNFEKTILALMKTPVLFDVYEIKEAIKGVGTDEACLIEILASRSNEHIRELNRAYKAEFKKTLEEAIRSDTSGHFQRLLISLSQGNRDESTNVDMSLAQRDAQELYAAGENRLGTDESKFNAVLCSRSRAHLVAVFNEYQRMTGRDIEKSICREMSGDLEQGMLAVVKCLKNTPAFFAERLNKAMRGAGTKDRTLIRIMVSRSETDLLDIRSEYKRMYGKSLYHDISGDTSGDYRKILLKICGGND is encoded by the exons ATGCCTCCCATTGGGCTGGATAATGTGGCCAGCTATGCGGGACAGTTCAACCAGGACTACCTCTCAGGAATG GCGGCCAACATGTCTGGGACGTTTGGAGGAGCCAACATGCCCAACCTGTACCCTGGGGCCCCTGGGGCTGGCTACCCACCAGTGCCCCCTGGGGGGTTCGGGCAGCCCCCCTCTGCCCAGCAGCCTGTTCCTCCCTATGGGATGTATCCACCCCCAGGAGGAAACCCATCCTCCGGGATGCCCTCATATCCGCCATACCCAGGGGCTCCTGTGCCGGGCCAGCCCATGCCACCCCCTGGACAGCAGCCCCCAGGGGCCTACCCTGGGCAGCCACCAGTGACCTACCCCGGTCAGCCTCCAGTGCCACTCcctgggcagcagcagcagccagtgCCGAGCTACCCAGGATACCCAGGGTCTGGGACCGTCACCCCCGCTGTGCCTCCAACCCAG TTTGGAAGCCGAGGCACCATCGCTGATGCTCCTGGCTTTGACCCCCTGCGAGATGCCGAGGTCCTGCGGAAGGCCATGAAAGGCTTTG GGACGGATGAGCAGGCCATCATTGACTGCCTGGGGAGTCGCTCCAACAAGCAGCGGCAGCAGATCCTCCTTTCCTTCAAGACGGCTTACGGCAAG GATTTGATCAAAGATCTGAAATCTGAACTGTCAGGAAACTTTGAGAAGACAATCTTGGCTCTGATGAAGACCCCAGTCCTCTTTGATGTATATGAGATAAAGGAAGCCATCAag GGGGTTGGCACTGATGAAGCCTGCCTGATTGAGATCCTCGCTTCCCGCAGCAATGAGCACATCCGAGAATTAAACAGAGCCTACAAAGCAG AATTCAAAAAGACCCTGGAAGAGGCCATTCGAAGCGACACATCAGGGCACTTCCAGCGgctcctcatctctctctctcag GGAAACCGTGATGAAAGCACAAATGTGGACATGTCCCTCGCCCAGAGAGATGCCCAG gaACTGTATGCGGCCGGGGAGAACCGCCTGGGAACAGACGAGTCCAAGTTCAATGCAGTTCTGTGCTCCCGGAGCCGGGCCCACCTGGTGGCAG TTTTCAATGAGTACCAGAGAATGACAGGCCGGGACATTGAGAAGAGCATCTGCCGCGAGATGTCCGGGGATCTGGAGCAGGGCATGCTGGCTGTGG TGAAATGTCTCAAGAACACCCCAGCCTTCTTTGCGGAGAGGCTCAACAAAGCCATGAGG GGGGCAGGAACAAAGGACCGGACCCTGATTCGCATCATGGTGTCTCGCAGTGAGACTGACCTCCTGGACATCAGATCGGAGTATAAGCGGATGTACGGCAAGTCGCTGTACCACGACATCTCG GGAGATACTTCAGGGGATTACCGGAAGATTCTGCTGAAGATCTGTGGTGGCAATGACTGA
- the PLAC9 gene encoding placenta-specific protein 9 isoform X3: MGCRGASGGGGFSQARKPGAAQEFWLELRAFPPGPAERDPGRAAVGRRGAALCRAGTMRPLLCALAGLALLRAAGSLAATEPFSPPRGDSAQSTVCDRHMAVQRRLDVMEEMASEPRSWSPAAGGGAPARQHPQSQPCPLAVLPQLHVK, translated from the exons ATGGGATGCAGAGGGGCCTCTGGAGGGGGCGGGTTCTCTCAAGCCAGAAAGCCTGGAGCCGCCCAGGAATTTTGGCTCGAACTGAGAGCATTTCCTCCCGGGCCGGCCGAGCGCGATCCGGGAAGGGCGGCTGTGGGCAGACGCGGCGCTGCGCTCTGCCGGGCCGGCACCATGCGGCCCCTGCTCTGCGCGCTGGCCGGGCTGGCCCTGCTCCGCGCCGCGGGCTCTTTGGCCG CTACAGAACCCTTCAGCCCTCCACGAGGAGATTCAGCTCAGAGCACAGTGTGTGACAGACATATGGCTGTGCAACGCCGTCTAGATGTCATGGAGGAG ATGGCTTCTGAGCCCCGGAGCTGGAGCCCAGCAGCTGGAGGTGGTGCACCTGCCAGGCAGCACCCACAGAGCCAGCCCTGTCCTCTCGCCGTCCTTCCTCAGCTTCATGTGAAATAA
- the PLAC9 gene encoding placenta-specific protein 9 isoform X1 gives MGCRGASGGGGFSQARKPGAAQEFWLELRAFPPGPAERDPGRAAVGRRGAALCRAGTMRPLLCALAGLALLRAAGSLADGREDRGSPGDRGKRPAGPAGGAGLEPAPGTLQPRSRPPRRRWLLSPGAGAQQLEVVHLPGSTHRASPVLSPSFLSFM, from the exons ATGGGATGCAGAGGGGCCTCTGGAGGGGGCGGGTTCTCTCAAGCCAGAAAGCCTGGAGCCGCCCAGGAATTTTGGCTCGAACTGAGAGCATTTCCTCCCGGGCCGGCCGAGCGCGATCCGGGAAGGGCGGCTGTGGGCAGACGCGGCGCTGCGCTCTGCCGGGCCGGCACCATGCGGCCCCTGCTCTGCGCGCTGGCCGGGCTGGCCCTGCTCCGCGCCGCGGGCTCTTTGGCCG ATGGTAGAGAAGACCGTGGATCACCTGGGGACAGAGGTAAAAGGCCTGCTGGGCCTGCTGGAGGAGCTGGCCTGGAACCTGCCCCCGGGACCCTTCAGCCCCGCTCCCGACCTCCTCGGAGAAG ATGGCTTCTGAGCCCCGGAGCTGGAGCCCAGCAGCTGGAGGTGGTGCACCTGCCAGGCAGCACCCACAGAGCCAGCCCTGTCCTCTCGCCGTCCTTCCTCAGCTTCATGTGA
- the PLAC9 gene encoding placenta-specific protein 9 isoform X2 produces the protein MGCRGASGGGGFSQARKPGAAQEFWLELRAFPPGPAERDPGRAAVGRRGAALCRAGTMRPLLCALAGLALLRAAGSLAATEPFSPPRGDSAQSTVCDRHMAVQRRLDVMEEMVEKTVDHLGTEVKGLLGLLEELAWNLPPGPFSPAPDLLGEDGF, from the exons ATGGGATGCAGAGGGGCCTCTGGAGGGGGCGGGTTCTCTCAAGCCAGAAAGCCTGGAGCCGCCCAGGAATTTTGGCTCGAACTGAGAGCATTTCCTCCCGGGCCGGCCGAGCGCGATCCGGGAAGGGCGGCTGTGGGCAGACGCGGCGCTGCGCTCTGCCGGGCCGGCACCATGCGGCCCCTGCTCTGCGCGCTGGCCGGGCTGGCCCTGCTCCGCGCCGCGGGCTCTTTGGCCG CTACAGAACCCTTCAGCCCTCCACGAGGAGATTCAGCTCAGAGCACAGTGTGTGACAGACATATGGCTGTGCAACGCCGTCTAGATGTCATGGAGGAG ATGGTAGAGAAGACCGTGGATCACCTGGGGACAGAGGTAAAAGGCCTGCTGGGCCTGCTGGAGGAGCTGGCCTGGAACCTGCCCCCGGGACCCTTCAGCCCCGCTCCCGACCTCCTCGGAGAAG ATGGCTTCTGA